The following coding sequences are from one Leptolyngbya sp. NIES-3755 window:
- a CDS encoding DGQHR domain protein (similar to AA sequence:cyanobase_aa:PCC7424_4837), whose protein sequence is MALPFEYVFPAIRGIQAGREYYVSMCPVRLIPKIFSFDDEEIPPEMRAQRILNRSRVPEIARYVVGNPTGYVFSAITVSINADIAFEPIGSEDIGKLTVPMDARFVINDGQHRRAAFEQALKENPDLGDETIAVVFFLDIGLKRSQQMFTDLNRYAVHPDPSLNILYDSRDRKSILSKSVVKEVKIFDRLTDMERSNLPVRSSKLFTLSSIYSATQALLVNHKDEEIEKQVEISVRFWRAVSSTIPDWQQVFDKKVSPGEIRREYIHSHAVTLAGIGGAGAVLLSTHPDKWETQLKALRKIDWSRSNPDWEGRVMYGGRLSKSRTCVAFMTAYLKKAMKLPMTTEEERLEKAYALAGR, encoded by the coding sequence ATGGCTCTCCCATTCGAGTACGTTTTTCCAGCCATTAGAGGTATTCAGGCAGGACGTGAATACTACGTTTCGATGTGCCCAGTTCGCCTAATTCCAAAAATCTTCTCGTTCGATGACGAAGAGATTCCCCCTGAGATGCGAGCGCAGCGCATTCTTAATCGGAGCCGCGTGCCTGAAATCGCTCGCTATGTTGTGGGCAACCCAACTGGGTACGTTTTCTCAGCAATTACCGTCTCGATCAATGCCGACATCGCCTTTGAGCCGATCGGCTCAGAAGACATTGGCAAATTAACCGTTCCAATGGATGCCAGGTTCGTAATAAATGACGGACAGCATCGCCGCGCTGCGTTTGAGCAGGCGTTGAAAGAGAATCCTGATTTGGGAGATGAAACGATCGCAGTTGTCTTCTTTCTTGACATTGGGCTGAAGCGATCGCAGCAGATGTTTACGGATCTCAACCGTTACGCGGTTCACCCCGATCCCTCGCTGAATATTCTCTATGACAGCCGCGATCGCAAATCCATTTTGTCTAAATCGGTAGTCAAAGAAGTCAAGATTTTCGACAGGCTCACCGATATGGAACGGAGCAACCTGCCGGTTCGCTCCAGTAAGCTTTTTACGCTCAGCAGCATTTACAGTGCCACTCAAGCACTTCTGGTAAATCACAAAGACGAGGAAATTGAGAAGCAGGTTGAAATTAGCGTTCGCTTCTGGAGAGCCGTCAGCAGCACCATTCCAGACTGGCAGCAAGTATTTGATAAGAAAGTCAGCCCCGGAGAGATTCGTCGAGAATACATCCATAGCCACGCAGTCACATTAGCGGGAATTGGCGGAGCGGGTGCAGTCCTGCTGTCTACTCACCCGGACAAGTGGGAAACCCAGTTAAAAGCCCTACGGAAAATTGACTGGTCGCGTTCTAATCCTGATTGGGAAGGTCGCGTTATGTATGGGGGGCGGTTGTCTAAATCGAGAACCTGTGTGGCATTCATGACGGCTTATTTGAAAAAGGCAATGAAACTGCCGATGACCACGGAGGAAGAACGATTAGAGAAAGCGTATGCTCTGGCGGGGAGGTAG
- a CDS encoding unknown protein (similar to AA sequence:cyanobase_aa:alr4922) produces MEPPVDRVRISQAAKDQLIKLKRVTKIDQWNVLCRWALCRSLAEPTPPSPIAIPADSNVEMTWQVFGGTIGDLLIAVLKQRCINDGFGTNAEILAIQFRLHLHRGIGYLAADPQLKAIEHIILQTLPSSQ; encoded by the coding sequence ATGGAACCCCCCGTTGATCGAGTCCGCATTTCCCAAGCCGCCAAGGATCAGCTGATCAAGCTCAAGCGTGTCACCAAGATTGATCAGTGGAATGTTCTTTGCCGCTGGGCTTTGTGCCGCTCTTTAGCAGAACCTACTCCACCATCGCCTATCGCAATCCCTGCTGATAGCAATGTGGAGATGACTTGGCAAGTGTTTGGAGGGACGATTGGAGATTTGCTTATTGCTGTTCTTAAACAGCGTTGCATTAATGATGGATTTGGTACGAACGCAGAAATTCTTGCGATTCAGTTTCGACTGCACTTGCACAGGGGAATTGGATATCTAGCTGCTGATCCACAGTTAAAAGCCATCGAGCACATTATCTTACAAACTTTACCATCAAGCCAGTAG
- a CDS encoding hypothetical protein (similar to AA sequence:cyanobase_aa:Tery_1932) has product MRTLSLFEEERLTLPKSIELSAESLRHYGSFYKHWAIAFSGGKDSSATVTLVAHLLETGQVPMPESLTILYADTRQELPPLHTSALNILDALKNRLQPLFNEGSFETRVVLPELDHRYFVYILGRGVPPPSNTFRWCTPKLKVMSMERELEALRQKRGEKFLMLTGVRIGESAARDQRIAVSCTKDGGECGQGWFQHSSSGAVADTLAPIVHWRVCHVWDWLLQSDLELGFPTFEIARIYGQDVSDGEEPLNARTGCIGCPLVQQDAALDRLVAQPEWAYLAPLQKLRPLYWQVRKPQHRLRKHGEERKSATKYIGRNRLGPLHLEARRWMLEQVLAIQAEVNGAARSLGKPELNLINDEELARIEELIAANTYPERWDGTEHRGDEWLPEILPDGSVQPLLFDEI; this is encoded by the coding sequence ATGAGAACCTTAAGTTTGTTTGAAGAAGAGCGCCTGACGTTGCCGAAAAGCATTGAGCTATCGGCAGAATCGCTGCGTCACTATGGCTCTTTCTACAAACATTGGGCGATCGCCTTCTCTGGTGGAAAAGATTCTTCCGCCACCGTGACGCTCGTGGCTCACCTGCTCGAAACAGGACAGGTTCCCATGCCTGAAAGTCTCACCATTCTCTACGCTGACACTCGTCAAGAGTTGCCGCCCCTGCATACGAGTGCGCTCAACATTTTGGATGCCTTGAAAAATCGTCTTCAACCTCTCTTCAATGAAGGCAGTTTTGAGACACGTGTCGTTCTACCCGAATTGGATCACCGCTATTTTGTCTATATTTTGGGTCGTGGGGTGCCGCCGCCGTCGAATACGTTTCGCTGGTGTACACCCAAGTTGAAAGTCATGAGTATGGAGCGGGAACTTGAAGCGCTGCGCCAGAAGCGGGGTGAAAAGTTCCTAATGCTGACAGGTGTGCGGATTGGCGAAAGTGCTGCCCGCGATCAGCGCATCGCCGTGAGTTGTACGAAGGATGGCGGGGAGTGTGGACAGGGTTGGTTCCAGCATTCGTCTTCTGGTGCAGTGGCAGATACGCTGGCTCCGATCGTCCACTGGCGGGTCTGCCATGTGTGGGATTGGTTGCTTCAGTCCGATTTAGAACTTGGTTTTCCCACCTTTGAAATCGCCAGAATCTATGGGCAGGATGTGAGTGATGGCGAGGAACCGTTGAATGCGCGGACGGGTTGTATTGGGTGCCCGCTTGTACAGCAGGATGCGGCGCTCGATCGCCTCGTTGCCCAACCAGAGTGGGCATATCTAGCCCCGTTGCAAAAACTCAGACCCTTGTACTGGCAAGTGCGAAAGCCGCAACATCGGCTCCGTAAGCACGGCGAAGAGCGAAAGTCAGCAACTAAGTATATTGGTAGAAATCGTTTGGGTCCTTTGCACCTAGAAGCTCGGCGTTGGATGCTGGAGCAGGTTTTGGCAATCCAAGCCGAAGTGAATGGCGCAGCGCGATCGCTTGGCAAGCCAGAACTTAACCTTATAAATGATGAAGAGTTAGCACGGATTGAGGAACTGATCGCCGCAAACACTTACCCTGAGCGCTGGGATGGGACGGAACACCGAGGCGATGAGTGGCTGCCTGAAATTTTGCCCGATGGGAGCGTTCAGCCACTATTATTTGATGAGATTTGA
- a CDS encoding unknown protein (similar to AA sequence:cyanobase_aa:alr4917), producing the protein MAEAAKLESSQRSVPEFVEELKALTIEIQELYCQDQLPWIVGYSGGKDSTAVLQLVWNAIAALPPEKRTKTVHVITTDTMVENPVVSAWVDKSLTVMGAVAKEQNMPIEPILLKPAVKDTFWVNLIGKGYPAPRQGFRWCTERLKIKPSDNYIREKIRESGEVILVLGTRKAESSSRAALMEKHRNWRVFSHLNYNPSRPNSLIYTPIEDWRTDEIWLYLMQWQNPWGNNNKDLFAMYRGATADNECPLVVDTSTPSCGSSRFGCWVCTLVSADKSMEAMIQNDEEKEWMQPLLELRNELDVENDLDRRDFRRRQGQIQLYERDVDGLDAKEIVNIPGPYTKQWREEWLRRVLQTQIEARQNAPAEMQNIELIAIDELSEIRRIWLEEFHEFDDMLPKIYCQVMGQDFIDPRPNAGNTQLGLDEWSILEEICDDPMHFELMTRLLSTERRFQTMSRRVGIIDALEKHFETSSRPREEAIDNAHLNWNIKKAAKAGDVETVKQLTDQPTSWADMKFKGRS; encoded by the coding sequence ATGGCTGAAGCAGCAAAATTAGAGTCTTCTCAACGATCGGTTCCTGAGTTTGTCGAGGAGTTGAAAGCGTTGACGATCGAGATTCAGGAACTGTACTGTCAAGACCAGTTGCCCTGGATCGTGGGCTACTCCGGCGGTAAGGATTCGACAGCGGTGCTTCAGCTAGTGTGGAATGCGATCGCCGCCCTACCTCCCGAAAAACGTACCAAGACCGTCCATGTCATTACCACAGACACAATGGTCGAAAACCCGGTGGTGTCTGCTTGGGTCGATAAATCGCTGACTGTGATGGGAGCGGTTGCAAAAGAGCAGAATATGCCAATTGAGCCGATTCTACTTAAGCCCGCCGTCAAAGATACTTTTTGGGTCAATCTTATCGGTAAAGGCTACCCTGCCCCACGTCAGGGATTTCGCTGGTGTACCGAACGGCTTAAGATCAAGCCCTCAGATAACTATATTCGCGAGAAGATTCGAGAAAGTGGTGAAGTCATTCTAGTGCTGGGGACACGCAAGGCTGAAAGTTCATCACGAGCAGCCTTGATGGAGAAGCACCGAAACTGGCGCGTCTTTTCTCACCTCAACTACAACCCCAGCCGTCCCAATTCTCTGATCTATACTCCGATCGAAGATTGGCGTACCGATGAGATCTGGCTGTACCTGATGCAGTGGCAAAACCCTTGGGGCAACAACAATAAAGACTTGTTCGCGATGTATCGGGGCGCAACAGCAGACAACGAGTGCCCCTTGGTAGTTGATACCTCTACGCCAAGCTGTGGGAGTTCCCGATTCGGCTGCTGGGTCTGCACTTTAGTCAGCGCAGACAAATCGATGGAGGCAATGATTCAAAATGATGAAGAAAAAGAGTGGATGCAGCCGCTGCTAGAGCTGCGGAACGAATTAGATGTAGAAAATGACCTCGATCGCCGAGACTTCCGACGGCGGCAGGGGCAGATCCAACTCTATGAGCGTGATGTAGATGGATTGGATGCCAAAGAGATTGTCAACATTCCGGGTCCTTACACCAAGCAATGGCGAGAAGAGTGGCTGAGACGAGTACTGCAAACTCAGATCGAAGCGCGTCAAAATGCACCTGCTGAAATGCAGAATATTGAACTGATTGCGATCGATGAACTCAGCGAGATCCGCCGCATTTGGCTGGAGGAATTCCATGAGTTCGATGATATGCTGCCCAAAATTTACTGCCAGGTGATGGGGCAGGACTTTATCGATCCTCGTCCCAACGCTGGCAATACCCAACTCGGTTTAGACGAATGGAGCATCCTGGAAGAAATCTGCGATGACCCAATGCACTTTGAACTGATGACCCGGCTTCTCAGTACCGAGCGCCGGTTTCAAACGATGTCGCGACGGGTTGGCATTATTGATGCTCTTGAAAAACACTTTGAGACCAGTTCTCGTCCTAGAGAGGAAGCGATCGACAACGCCCATCTCAATTGGAACATCAAAAAAGCTGCCAAAGCTGGAGACGTAGAGACCGTCAAGCAATTAACTGATCAGCCCACTTCTTGGGCAGACATGAAATTTAAGGGACGCTCATGA
- a CDS encoding hypothetical protein (similar to AA sequence:cyanobase_aa:Npun_F4493) gives MIFQELILENFGPYKGRQVFDLRPGKDQQTIVLFGGMNGGGKTTLMDAIRLALYGHRAPCSTRGTLNYPEFLKQCINRQAQDAGVELVFQQTLNNEAQPTEFRIYRTWTLAISQRDSLRISTNGEIAPDLAQKWDERIEDLLPLGISRLFLFDGEQVGELADQDTLPQSVTSAIRSLLGLELPDRLSADLDVLTSRKRKSLATAQEQAQLMEIEQRLESQEQERRTLVNRRAAIQQKLEQAEDKLRRAEERFLSEGGKIAAEQTQQESQLQQAKDKADTHRTALREIAAGVLPLALIQPLLQQAEAQAQQEVRHLQLEVARDLLKERTSNLLQFVKSLDLETSQVKRIQTFLKKQDKEIAQPTGETWLGADIDLLHQLTHTLHYALPHEIQVAEEQLEQLQTCQETIETIERYLATAASPEIYDRLVQQVRQAQTDVVQLKADREHSQRLLEQAEQAIARTKQELMDYGKLAIDRKNDEHTLMAIDKVQETLKVFKQKLKLRKLNQLETLVTECFLYLLHKSNLVHRVQIDTGTFSLSLFDYDGQPVPKHRLSAGEKQLLAISLLWGLARASGRQLPVAIDTPLGRLDSSHRNNLVDRYFPQASHQVLLLSTDTEIGKVEVKRLRENGAISREYLLKYDRAKHQTQVKPGYFW, from the coding sequence ATGATTTTCCAAGAACTGATATTAGAAAACTTTGGTCCTTACAAAGGACGACAGGTGTTTGATTTGCGTCCCGGCAAGGATCAGCAAACAATTGTTTTATTTGGGGGTATGAATGGTGGTGGTAAAACGACGCTGATGGACGCAATTCGTCTAGCGCTCTATGGTCATCGCGCTCCCTGCTCCACTCGCGGCACCCTTAACTATCCTGAATTTCTTAAACAGTGCATTAACCGACAGGCACAAGATGCGGGTGTGGAACTCGTCTTTCAGCAAACCCTGAATAACGAAGCGCAACCTACCGAGTTTAGAATTTATCGCACTTGGACGCTCGCGATTAGCCAGCGAGACAGCCTAAGAATTTCAACGAACGGCGAAATTGCACCTGATTTAGCACAGAAGTGGGACGAACGGATTGAGGATCTGCTGCCTCTGGGAATTTCTCGTCTGTTTTTATTTGATGGTGAACAGGTCGGTGAATTAGCCGACCAGGATACGCTGCCCCAGTCTGTTACAAGTGCCATTCGATCACTGTTGGGACTCGAATTGCCCGATCGCCTCTCTGCCGATCTCGATGTGTTGACCTCTCGCAAGCGTAAATCTCTGGCAACCGCTCAAGAACAAGCACAGTTAATGGAAATTGAGCAACGCTTAGAGTCTCAGGAACAGGAACGCCGCACCCTGGTTAACAGAAGGGCGGCTATCCAACAAAAATTGGAACAGGCAGAAGACAAACTGCGGCGGGCAGAAGAGCGGTTCCTCTCTGAAGGGGGCAAAATTGCAGCAGAGCAAACCCAGCAAGAGAGTCAATTGCAGCAGGCAAAGGATAAAGCCGACACTCATCGAACCGCTTTGCGCGAAATTGCTGCCGGAGTATTGCCTCTGGCACTGATTCAGCCTTTACTTCAACAGGCTGAGGCTCAGGCACAACAAGAAGTTCGACACTTACAGTTAGAGGTTGCCAGGGATCTGTTGAAAGAACGCACATCAAACCTGCTTCAGTTCGTCAAGTCATTAGACTTAGAGACGAGTCAAGTCAAGCGGATTCAGACATTTTTGAAAAAACAAGACAAGGAAATTGCCCAGCCCACAGGCGAAACTTGGTTGGGAGCCGATATAGACCTACTCCATCAACTGACCCACACACTGCACTACGCGCTACCGCATGAAATTCAGGTGGCAGAGGAACAGCTAGAGCAGCTTCAGACTTGTCAGGAGACGATCGAGACGATCGAACGCTACCTGGCAACCGCCGCTTCCCCTGAGATTTATGACAGGTTGGTGCAGCAGGTACGGCAAGCGCAGACGGATGTCGTTCAACTCAAAGCTGATCGCGAACACAGTCAGCGGCTTCTAGAGCAGGCAGAACAAGCGATTGCTCGGACTAAGCAAGAACTAATGGACTACGGCAAGCTAGCGATCGACCGCAAAAATGATGAGCATACGCTAATGGCGATCGACAAAGTTCAAGAAACGCTCAAAGTGTTCAAGCAAAAGCTAAAACTCCGCAAGCTCAACCAGCTTGAAACCCTGGTGACAGAATGCTTTCTCTACTTGCTGCACAAATCGAACCTGGTGCATCGCGTCCAAATTGACACCGGAACCTTCAGCCTCTCTCTATTCGACTATGACGGTCAGCCCGTGCCCAAGCATCGACTTTCAGCGGGGGAAAAGCAGCTATTGGCGATCTCCCTACTGTGGGGATTAGCCCGCGCCTCTGGTCGGCAGTTACCTGTGGCGATCGACACTCCTTTGGGTCGGCTTGATTCCTCTCACCGCAATAATCTAGTTGATCGTTACTTTCCACAAGCCAGCCACCAGGTGCTACTGCTTTCGACCGATACCGAAATTGGCAAGGTGGAGGTAAAACGGCTGAGGGAGAACGGGGCGATCTCCCGTGAGTATCTGCTGAAGTACGATCGCGCCAAACACCAAACCCAAGTCAAACCTGGTTACTTCTGGTAA